Genomic DNA from Desulfurivibrio alkaliphilus AHT 2:
TCACCTTATCAATGTTAAGATAATCACTGCGAGGACCGTCTCCCAGCCAGACCGCTTCGTCGGCGGTGCGGATATGCAGCGCCTCGTTGTCCGGGGTTTCGTAAACGGCCACGGCGGTATGGCCCAGTTCCTGGATGGCACGGATCAGCCGCAGGGCGATCTCGCCTCGGTTAGCGACAAGGATTTTCTTTTTCAAGGCACACCTCTCTGGCTAAGAATTTATCTTAATCCTGGTAAAGCGGTTTATTGATGGGGCGGGAAAAGGGTCCGAAACTCGAAAATTGACCGCAAAAAAGGGGACCACCAAGCCACGCGGTGGTCCCCTTTATGGACCCTTACAGAACACGCTAAAAACGCTATCTACCATAGATTGAGATCACGGGCAAGGGGTGCAGGTGCTTTTTCACTCGCCGGCCAGGGTCTTGAGGGCGGCGCGGGCAGCGGCCTGTTCCGCCTCTTTTTTGCTGCGGGCCTTACCTTGCCCCATTACCCGCCCCCGGAATTCAACCTCCACCGTGAAACGTTTATCGTGGGCCGGACCCTCTTCCGCCACCAGCCGGTAACCGGGGGCCTGGCCATGGCGTTCCTGCAAAACTTCCTGCAGGGCGGTCTTGGCGTCATTTTCCTCGAAATCATCCTGGTCGGTCACCCAGGGGGCAAAAAGCTCAGCGGCTAAATCCAGGACGGCCCGGCAGCCGCCATCCAGGTAGACCGCCCCCAACAAGGCCTCGAAGGCATCGGCCAGAATCGAGGGCTTGTCGCGGCCGCCGCTTTGGGCCTCGCCCCGGCCCAGTAACAGCAGCTCATCCAGCCCCGTCCGCCGGGCCATCCGGGCCAAGTGGGCCTCGTTGACCAGGGCGGCCCGGCGGCGGGAGAGCTCTCCCTCGCGCATCTTCGGATGGCGGCGGTAAAGCAGTTCGCCCACGGCCAGATCCAACACCGCATCGCCCAAAAACTCCAGGCGCTCATTGTGGGGCCGGCCCCGCCCGCCGCCCTCGGCGGTGAATGAACGGTGGGTAAGGGCCTGGCGCAGCAGTTGCGGGTCGTGAAAACAATAGCCCAGACGCTGGGACCATTTTATGAGTTGCGCATTTGTTGCCATAAATCTCTTGTCAAATCAGTCCAGGCTGTTTATGTTTGCCGTTTACCAAGTCGGCGGCGTAGCCAAGTGGTAAGGCAGTGGTCTGCAAAACCATTATTCACCGGTTCAAATCCGGTCGCCGCCTCCAGCACATTATCAGGGGGGTGCCGTTTCGCGGCAGCCCCCTTTTTTTTGCCAATCCACTATAGCAACCACAGCAGCAACCACAGCGGAGCACCGGCAAAACATGAAAATCCAGCAACAATCCCTGGAAGAAAGAATCGAAGAGGCCCTGCTGAGCGGCCAGTCGCGACGCCAGATCATTGAGCGCTTCAAGGATGAGGAAGACCCCCAAAAGCTGCTCTTCCACGTCAACAATATCTCGCATCCGGCGATTCGCGGCCGCTACGTTTACCTCAACCTGCTGCTGGGCCTGATTCTGCTGTTTGTCACCAGCAAGAAACTGCTGACCATCGTCCAATTCGGGGCCATTGATCTTTTTTTCTTCATGTCTCTGGTGCCGGTGGTGATCAACTTTTACCTGCTCCGGGAGATACTCCGTTTTCGCCGGATCGGCTACCACTTTCTCCTGGTGCTGGCCCCTCTTTCCCTGCTGCTGCCGGAAAATCGCCTTTATCCGGAATTCCCCCTGATCATTATCATGACCGCCCTCACCGGCTTTCTTTTTCTGAAGATGTTTCCGCGCCGGGAGTTGATCAAAACCCTGGAAAAGTGATAACCTGACCCCACACCGGTTTTTTTTTACCGTGCAAGCGCGGCCGGGCCGGGACCTTAGCTTACAACCTTTCTCCCCACCCCCAACCTGCGGAGCAAGTCACCATGGGCAACAAAAACGATGTGCACAATATCGCCCCGGAGACGGTGCTGGATTTCCTGCGCCACACCCTACCCTTCAACGAATTGGACGACGCCAGCCTGCGGCAGCTGGCCAAGCACTGCATCATCGATTTTATCCCCAAGGGTACGCTGATCTTCCGCCAGGGAGAAACCGAGGTCGAGCATTTTTACCTGATTCAGAAGGGCGGCGTTAAAATTTACCTGGAGGACGACCAGGGCGAGGTGACCCTCAAGGATTTTCGCGGCGAAGGAGAATACTTCGGGGC
This window encodes:
- the rnc gene encoding ribonuclease III; translation: MATNAQLIKWSQRLGYCFHDPQLLRQALTHRSFTAEGGGRGRPHNERLEFLGDAVLDLAVGELLYRRHPKMREGELSRRRAALVNEAHLARMARRTGLDELLLLGRGEAQSGGRDKPSILADAFEALLGAVYLDGGCRAVLDLAAELFAPWVTDQDDFEENDAKTALQEVLQERHGQAPGYRLVAEEGPAHDKRFTVEVEFRGRVMGQGKARSKKEAEQAAARAALKTLAGE